From a single Sphingosinicellaceae bacterium genomic region:
- a CDS encoding potassium transporter Kup — protein MTSATALPATPPAARESAGHHAPQSMQKLALGAIGVVFGDIGTSPLYALKETFVGHHPLTVDRLHIFGVMSLIFWTMTIIVTIKYILLILRADNRGEGGSLALLALINRMTPGSSWSRGLVLLGVLATALFYGDCIITPAISVLSAVEGLIVVQASLAPLVLPISIAILIGLFLLQARGSAKVGALFAPIMVVYFIVIAVMGAITLASRPEILAALNPYWAFRFFENDPRLGFLALGSVVLSVTGAEALYADMGHFGRKPIQRSWLFFVLPALLLNYFGQSALLLANPETVQNPFFLMAPDWARLPLVILATMATVIASQAVISGAYSVTQQAVQLGFLPRLKINHTSASAAGQIYIPLVNWVLLGMVILIVVTFKNSGNLASAYGIAVTGTMFITTCMMSVLVYRVWKWSRPLTFVTIGIFLIIDLAYFSSNLTKIPDGGWFPLLVGAIVFTFLTTWAKGRHLMMLRLRESAMPIEVFIKSAATAATRVPGTAVFMTSSAVGVPHALLHNLKHNKVLHERIMILTVLIDEVPYVDDEDRLEVRDLGSDFYRIIIRYGFMQELDVPAVLKTVENCGPKLKMMDTSFFLARQTLLASDRPGMAIWREKLFAWMLRNAETAMEFFKLPTNRVVELGSQVEI, from the coding sequence ATGACCTCAGCGACAGCTTTACCCGCGACCCCGCCCGCCGCACGCGAGAGCGCCGGGCATCACGCCCCGCAGAGCATGCAGAAGCTCGCGCTCGGGGCGATTGGCGTGGTCTTCGGCGATATCGGCACCAGCCCGCTGTACGCGCTGAAGGAGACCTTCGTCGGGCATCACCCGCTGACCGTCGACCGGCTGCACATCTTCGGGGTCATGTCGCTGATCTTCTGGACGATGACCATCATCGTCACGATCAAGTACATCCTGCTGATCCTGCGCGCCGACAACCGCGGCGAGGGCGGCTCGCTCGCGCTGCTGGCGCTGATCAATCGGATGACGCCGGGGTCGAGCTGGTCGCGCGGCCTGGTGCTGCTCGGCGTGCTCGCGACGGCCCTGTTCTACGGCGACTGCATCATCACGCCCGCGATCTCGGTGCTGTCGGCGGTCGAGGGGCTTATCGTCGTGCAGGCCAGCCTCGCGCCGCTGGTGCTGCCGATCTCGATCGCCATCCTGATCGGGCTGTTCCTGCTGCAGGCCCGCGGCTCGGCCAAGGTCGGGGCGTTGTTCGCGCCGATCATGGTCGTCTATTTCATCGTCATCGCGGTAATGGGCGCCATCACGCTCGCCAGCCGCCCCGAGATCCTGGCGGCGCTGAACCCCTATTGGGCGTTCCGCTTCTTCGAGAACGACCCGAGGCTCGGCTTCCTGGCGCTGGGTTCGGTGGTGCTGTCGGTGACCGGCGCCGAGGCGCTCTACGCCGACATGGGCCATTTTGGTCGCAAGCCGATCCAGCGGAGCTGGCTGTTCTTCGTGCTGCCGGCGCTGCTGCTCAACTATTTCGGCCAGAGCGCGCTACTCCTCGCCAACCCCGAGACCGTGCAGAACCCGTTCTTCCTGATGGCCCCCGACTGGGCCCGGCTGCCGCTGGTTATCCTCGCGACGATGGCCACCGTCATCGCCAGCCAGGCGGTCATCTCGGGTGCCTATTCGGTGACCCAGCAGGCGGTCCAGCTCGGCTTCCTGCCGCGCCTCAAGATCAACCACACCTCCGCCAGCGCCGCCGGGCAGATCTATATCCCGCTGGTCAACTGGGTGCTGCTCGGCATGGTCATCCTGATCGTGGTGACCTTCAAGAACTCGGGCAACCTCGCCTCCGCCTACGGCATCGCGGTGACCGGCACGATGTTCATCACCACCTGCATGATGTCGGTGCTCGTCTACCGTGTCTGGAAGTGGAGCCGGCCGCTGACGTTCGTGACGATCGGCATCTTCCTGATCATCGACCTCGCGTATTTCAGCTCGAACCTGACGAAGATCCCCGATGGCGGGTGGTTCCCGCTGCTGGTCGGGGCGATCGTCTTCACCTTCCTGACGACCTGGGCCAAGGGCCGCCACCTGATGATGCTCAGGCTACGCGAGAGCGCCATGCCGATCGAGGTGTTCATCAAGTCCGCCGCCACCGCTGCGACCCGCGTACCGGGCACCGCGGTATTCATGACCAGCTCGGCGGTCGGCGTGCCGCACGCGCTGCTGCACAACCTCAAGCACAACAAGGTGCTGCACGAGCGCATCATGATCCTGACCGTGCTGATCGACGAGGTGCCTTATGTCGACGACGAGGACCGGCTCGAGGTCCGCGACCTGGGGTCGGACTTCTATCGCATCATCATCCGCTACGGCTTCATGCAGGAGCTCGACGTGCCCGCGGTGCTCAAGACCGTCGAGAACTGCGGCCCCAAGCTCAAGATGATGGACACCAGCTTCTTCCTGGCACGCCAGACGCTGCTCGCCAGCGACCGGCCGGGGATGGCGATCTGGCGCGAGAAGCTGTTCGCGTGGATGCTGCGAAATGCGGAAACCGCGATGGAGTTCTTCAAGCTGCCGACCAATCGGGTCGTCGAGCTGGGGTCTCAGGTCGAGATCTAG
- the ald gene encoding alanine dehydrogenase has product MHVGVPKEIKIHEYRVGLTPSSVAELTHAGNPVTVETGAGLGIDFTDADYIAAGAQIAGTAAEVFKTADLIIKVKEPQLHECAMLRAEQTLFTYLHLAADKPQAEALMHSHATCIAYETVTERAGGLPLLRPMSEVAGRMSVQVGAHYLEKEQGGRGILLGGVPGVAPARVAILGGGVSGINAAQMAVGLRADVTIYDISTSRLAEIDEMFEGRVKTVYSSKAAITAMLEGAHVVIGAVLIPGAAAPKLITRDMLKLMKRGSVLVDIAIDQGGCFETSRPTTHQDPVYVVDGIIHYCVANMPGAVARTSAFALNNATLPFVLRLAKLGPQAAMAADPHLAAGLNVAGGKIRHAAVAEALGLEFVA; this is encoded by the coding sequence ATGCACGTCGGTGTCCCAAAAGAGATCAAGATTCACGAGTACCGGGTCGGTCTGACGCCGTCGTCGGTCGCCGAGCTGACCCACGCCGGCAATCCGGTCACGGTCGAGACCGGCGCCGGCCTCGGCATCGACTTCACCGATGCGGACTACATCGCCGCAGGTGCGCAAATCGCCGGCACCGCCGCCGAGGTGTTCAAGACCGCCGACCTGATCATCAAGGTCAAGGAGCCGCAGCTCCACGAATGCGCGATGCTGCGCGCCGAGCAGACCCTGTTCACCTACCTGCACCTCGCTGCCGACAAGCCGCAGGCGGAAGCGCTGATGCACAGCCACGCGACCTGCATCGCCTACGAAACCGTCACCGAGCGCGCCGGCGGCCTGCCGCTGCTGCGCCCGATGTCGGAGGTTGCCGGCCGGATGTCGGTGCAGGTCGGTGCGCATTATCTCGAGAAGGAGCAGGGCGGCCGCGGCATCCTCCTCGGCGGCGTGCCGGGAGTGGCCCCGGCGCGAGTCGCGATCCTCGGTGGCGGCGTCTCGGGCATCAACGCCGCGCAGATGGCGGTCGGGCTCCGCGCCGACGTGACCATCTACGACATCTCGACCAGCCGCCTCGCCGAGATCGACGAGATGTTCGAGGGCCGGGTCAAGACCGTCTATTCGTCGAAGGCCGCGATCACCGCGATGCTCGAGGGCGCGCATGTCGTCATCGGCGCGGTGCTGATCCCGGGCGCGGCCGCCCCCAAGCTGATCACCCGCGACATGCTCAAGCTGATGAAGCGCGGCAGCGTCCTCGTCGACATCGCCATCGACCAGGGCGGCTGCTTCGAGACCTCGCGCCCGACCACCCATCAGGACCCGGTCTACGTCGTCGACGGCATCATCCATTATTGCGTCGCCAACATGCCGGGCGCGGTGGCGCGGACGTCGGCGTTTGCGCTCAACAACGCGACGCTGCCGTTCGTGCTGCGGCTGGCCAAGCTCGGGCCGCAGGCGGCGATGGCGGCGGACCCGCACCTTGCGGCCGGGCTCAACGTCGCGGGCGGCAAGATCCGTCATGCGGCGGTGGCGGAGGCGCTTGGACTGGAGTTCGTGGCCTAG
- a CDS encoding DJ-1/PfpI family protein → MAYRIGFLLYPDLTQLDMTGPAQVLHRMPGAELHYVWKDLAPVPSDCGLALVPTRTLADCPPLDMICVPGGFGCYAVMADAVVLDWLRAQAATAKLVTSVCTGSLILAAAGLLDSYRAGCHWSSGDLLASYGATYVAERTVIDRNRITSGGVTSGIDFAFRIIEQLHGRDVAEAIQLALEYDPEPLGGGTPATARPEILARVQAVYAKRRAAQAAA, encoded by the coding sequence ATGGCCTACCGCATCGGCTTCCTGCTTTATCCCGACCTCACCCAGCTCGACATGACCGGCCCGGCGCAGGTGCTCCACCGGATGCCCGGCGCCGAGCTGCACTATGTCTGGAAGGACCTTGCGCCGGTGCCGAGCGATTGCGGTCTGGCGCTGGTGCCGACGAGGACGCTCGCCGACTGCCCGCCGCTCGACATGATCTGCGTGCCCGGCGGCTTCGGCTGCTATGCGGTGATGGCGGACGCGGTGGTGCTCGACTGGCTGCGCGCGCAGGCGGCGACGGCGAAGCTTGTCACCAGCGTCTGCACCGGCTCGCTGATCCTTGCTGCGGCGGGCCTGCTCGATAGCTACCGCGCCGGATGCCACTGGTCGTCGGGCGACCTGCTGGCAAGCTACGGCGCGACCTACGTGGCCGAGCGCACCGTCATCGACCGCAACCGCATAACCTCGGGCGGGGTTACGTCAGGCATCGACTTCGCCTTTCGGATCATCGAGCAGCTCCACGGCCGCGACGTTGCGGAAGCTATCCAGCTCGCGCTCGAGTACGATCCGGAACCGCTCGGCGGCGGCACTCCCGCCACCGCGCGGCCCGAGATTTTGGCGCGAGTGCAGGCGGTCTACGCCAAGCGCCGCGCGGCTCAGGCAGCCGCCTGA
- a CDS encoding UdgX family uracil-DNA binding protein (This protein belongs to the uracil DNA glycosylase superfamily, members of which act in excision repair of DNA. However, it belongs more specifically to UdgX branch, whose founding member was found to bind uracil in DNA (where it does not belong), without cleaving it, appears to promote DNA repair by a pathway involving RecA, rather than base excision.) produces the protein MPTVTLAAPDDFDGWRDAARALVAGSVPPSQVTWTVAGEAGDLLGGDSALPPATAPSFSVPKAFIDMARRVVCNAEPERFALLHAALAQLRTRPKLLEDTADRLVNRLYLLDKGVRRDVHKMRAFVRFREVEDPGLPYGDERFAAWFEPEHHIVRLNAGFFVRRFAQMRWSILTPEQCVHWDTQELSFTPGAVKADAPDGDPIEATWKTYYAHIFNPARLKVNAMTKEMPKKYWKNLPEASLIPDLIAGAAERTRGMIATPSRDAAPAGAIAELRAEAAVCTRCALYGPATQTVFGEGPADARLMFVGEQPGDQEDLAGRPFIGPAGQVFDRALAAAGIERSSTYVTNAVKHFKFEPRGKRRIHAKPGTAEIDACRWWVDNERLAIKPAVTVALGATAARSLTGKTVTISKERGRPLPLPDGSELWITVHPSFLLRIEDRTQAEAEFERFVADLQAIRERVAALA, from the coding sequence GTGCCGACCGTCACCCTTGCCGCCCCCGACGACTTCGACGGTTGGCGCGACGCGGCCCGCGCTCTGGTTGCTGGCAGCGTGCCTCCGAGCCAGGTGACGTGGACCGTCGCGGGTGAGGCGGGCGATTTGCTCGGAGGCGACAGCGCGCTGCCCCCCGCCACGGCGCCGAGCTTCAGCGTTCCGAAGGCGTTCATCGACATGGCGCGGCGCGTGGTGTGCAACGCCGAGCCGGAGCGCTTCGCCTTGCTCCACGCCGCGCTGGCGCAACTGCGGACCCGCCCGAAGCTGCTCGAGGACACCGCCGACCGGCTGGTGAACCGGCTCTACCTGCTCGACAAGGGCGTCCGTCGCGACGTCCACAAGATGCGCGCGTTCGTCCGCTTTCGCGAGGTCGAGGATCCCGGCCTCCCCTACGGCGACGAGCGCTTTGCAGCGTGGTTCGAGCCCGAGCACCACATTGTCCGGCTCAACGCGGGCTTTTTCGTCCGCCGCTTCGCCCAGATGCGCTGGTCGATCCTGACACCCGAGCAGTGCGTCCACTGGGACACTCAGGAGCTCAGCTTCACCCCCGGCGCGGTCAAGGCGGATGCCCCCGACGGCGACCCGATCGAGGCGACGTGGAAGACCTATTATGCCCACATCTTCAATCCGGCGCGGCTCAAGGTGAACGCGATGACCAAGGAAATGCCGAAGAAATACTGGAAGAACCTGCCCGAGGCGTCGCTGATCCCGGACCTCATCGCTGGGGCGGCGGAGCGGACGCGGGGGATGATCGCGACGCCGTCACGGGACGCCGCTCCTGCCGGTGCGATTGCCGAGCTGCGCGCCGAGGCCGCCGTCTGTACCCGCTGCGCGCTCTACGGCCCGGCCACCCAGACGGTATTCGGAGAGGGACCAGCCGACGCACGCCTGATGTTCGTCGGGGAGCAGCCGGGTGATCAGGAGGATTTGGCGGGCAGGCCCTTCATCGGCCCGGCGGGGCAGGTCTTCGACCGGGCGCTGGCAGCGGCGGGCATCGAGCGGAGCAGCACCTATGTCACCAATGCGGTCAAGCACTTCAAGTTTGAGCCGCGCGGCAAGCGGCGAATTCACGCGAAGCCCGGCACCGCCGAGATCGATGCCTGCCGCTGGTGGGTCGACAACGAGCGCTTAGCGATCAAGCCGGCGGTAACGGTGGCGCTCGGGGCGACCGCGGCGCGCTCGCTGACGGGCAAGACCGTGACGATTTCGAAGGAGCGGGGCCGGCCCTTGCCCCTACCCGATGGGTCCGAATTGTGGATCACCGTCCACCCGAGCTTCCTGCTGCGGATCGAGGACCGAACCCAGGCCGAAGCCGAATTCGAACGCTTCGTCGCCGACCTGCAGGCAATCCGGGAACGGGTCGCCGCGCTCGCGTGA
- a CDS encoding putative DNA modification/repair radical SAM protein, which yields MAHLDTRAKLAILADAAKYDASCASSGTAKRNSVGGKGLGSTEGSGICHSYAPDGRCISLLKILLTNSCIFDCHYCINRRSSNVRRAKFTVDEVVRLTLSFYKRNYIEGLFLSSGIIGSSNYTMEAMVRVARTLRLDHDFRGYIHLKSIPDADPALLDQAALYADRLSINVELPTVEGLGKLAPEKDAVRIRTAMSGLKAGIAENKEARAKYRSAPKFAPAGQSTQMIVGADAADDSAVVASASSLYGKFGLRRVYYSAFSPIPDASAVLPLVQPPLMREHRLYQADWLMRFYGFGVAEVQGATDDGMLPLDIDPKTAWALKHREQFPMDVNLAPREHLLRVPGLGVKAVNAVLRARRQRRLSLADIGRLTRGIEKLRPFLIASDWRPVALAERDDLRPRLVKAERSQLELFG from the coding sequence AAGGGCCTCGGCTCGACCGAGGGATCTGGCATCTGCCACAGTTATGCGCCCGACGGGCGCTGCATCTCGCTGCTGAAGATCCTGCTGACCAACAGCTGCATCTTCGACTGCCATTATTGCATCAACCGCCGCTCCTCGAACGTCCGGCGGGCCAAGTTCACCGTCGACGAGGTCGTCCGGCTGACGCTGAGCTTCTACAAGCGTAATTATATCGAGGGCCTGTTCCTGTCGTCGGGGATCATCGGCTCGTCGAACTACACGATGGAAGCGATGGTCCGGGTCGCGCGGACACTCCGCCTCGACCATGATTTCCGCGGCTACATCCACCTCAAGTCGATCCCCGACGCCGACCCGGCGCTGCTCGATCAGGCCGCGCTGTACGCCGACCGGCTGTCGATCAACGTCGAACTGCCGACCGTCGAGGGACTCGGCAAGCTCGCCCCCGAAAAGGACGCGGTCCGCATCCGCACCGCCATGTCGGGGCTGAAGGCCGGCATCGCCGAGAACAAGGAGGCGCGCGCCAAGTACCGCAGCGCGCCGAAGTTCGCGCCCGCCGGCCAGTCGACACAGATGATTGTCGGGGCCGATGCCGCCGACGACAGCGCGGTCGTCGCCAGTGCCTCGTCGCTTTACGGCAAGTTCGGGCTGCGGCGGGTCTATTACTCGGCGTTTTCGCCGATCCCTGACGCGAGCGCGGTGTTGCCGCTCGTCCAGCCACCATTGATGCGCGAGCATCGGCTGTACCAGGCCGATTGGCTGATGCGCTTCTACGGCTTCGGGGTCGCGGAGGTTCAGGGCGCGACCGACGACGGCATGCTGCCGCTCGACATCGACCCCAAGACCGCGTGGGCGCTGAAGCACCGCGAGCAGTTTCCGATGGACGTCAACCTCGCCCCGCGCGAGCACCTGCTCCGCGTGCCGGGCCTCGGCGTCAAGGCGGTCAACGCAGTGCTGCGGGCGCGGCGGCAGCGGCGGCTGAGCCTCGCCGATATTGGTCGGCTGACGCGTGGGATCGAGAAGCTGCGGCCCTTCCTGATCGCCTCCGATTGGCGTCCGGTGGCGCTGGCCGAGCGTGACGACCTGCGACCGCGGCTGGTCAAGGCGGAGCGATCGCAGCTGGAACTGTTCGGCTGA